The following are encoded in a window of Mycobacterium sp. ELW1 genomic DNA:
- a CDS encoding nuclear transport factor 2 family protein gives MTNTTDWDALPGTVRTFMTALDAREVGQALATLSAEAVVTDEGHDYTGHDEIGSWIANAASEYTYTTEFIGATTTDAGVDLGQHLEGDFPGGVADLHYRFTFDGALISRVVIEP, from the coding sequence ATGACAAACACCACAGACTGGGATGCGCTCCCAGGCACCGTAAGAACGTTCATGACTGCGCTCGACGCCCGTGAGGTGGGTCAAGCGCTGGCCACACTCAGCGCTGAGGCCGTGGTCACCGATGAAGGTCACGACTACACGGGCCATGACGAGATCGGATCCTGGATCGCCAATGCGGCCAGCGAATACACCTACACCACCGAGTTCATCGGCGCCACGACGACCGACGCGGGCGTCGACCTCGGGCAGCACCTGGAGGGCGACTTTCCCGGTGGGGTCGCGGATCTGCACTACCGCTTCACCTTCGACGGCGCGCTCATCAGCCGGGTGGTGATCGAGCCATGA
- a CDS encoding glycerol-3-phosphate 1-O-acyltransferase translates to MTHTDHLADFSTTDDALVLASVSSKAEFELLNDWLHAQRRAHPDTKVEVLRLPAGDPPPGVVAQLVEELGVGEDRLVVPVRVFWVPGGLPTRVKIVGLISGRDTYRPPEVLQRRILRRDPSRARIVAGEPAKVSELRQQWHENTVGDSPRDFARFVLRRARLAIERMELRLLGPEYKSPQLITDELMSSTRFMEGLEKIPDAEPAKAEEMLNELATGWSRFSVDLIPNLGRAIFSRGFDPRIDYDSMEIESMRRGLEDHPAVLLWSHRSYLDGVIVPVAMQENRLPPAHTFAGINLSFGFMGPLMRRSGVIFLRRKLDDPVYKYVLRQFVGYIVEKRFNLSWSIEGTRSRTGKMLPPKLGLLAYVADAYLDGRSEDILLQPVSISFDQLHETTEYAAYARGGEKTPESAEWLYKFIKAQGERNYGKIYVRFPEAVSMRQYLGEPGGPIASDEAAKRLAMQKMAFEVAWRILRVTPINASGLVSALLLTTRGRALTLNQLHHTLQDSLDYLERKQNPVTNSALRLRTPDGVRAAVDALSNGHPVTRVDGGHEPVWRIAPEHEHEAAFYRNTLIHAFLETSIAELALAHAGRAPDGDRVEVFWDQAMRLRDLLKFDFYFADSAAFREHLAEEMSWQRDWEIQVAAGGDAVDNLLRDKKPLMAHAMLRPFIEAYTIVADVLCDAPADVEEKELTKMALGVGAQYAAQGRIRSNESVSALLFTTARQVAADQNLLQAGPDLRERRQAFLHELRSILTDMDRIHEMSSAQFYARELRLRE, encoded by the coding sequence ATGACCCACACCGACCACCTGGCCGACTTCAGCACCACCGACGACGCGCTGGTGCTGGCATCGGTGTCGTCGAAGGCGGAGTTCGAACTGCTCAACGACTGGCTGCACGCGCAGCGGCGGGCACACCCCGACACCAAGGTCGAGGTGCTGCGCCTGCCTGCCGGCGATCCGCCGCCCGGGGTGGTGGCCCAGCTCGTCGAGGAACTCGGCGTCGGGGAGGACCGGCTGGTCGTCCCGGTCCGGGTGTTCTGGGTGCCCGGCGGCCTACCCACCCGGGTCAAGATCGTCGGCCTGATCTCCGGACGGGACACCTACCGACCGCCAGAAGTGCTGCAGCGCAGAATCCTTCGCCGCGATCCGTCCCGTGCGCGCATCGTCGCCGGTGAACCGGCGAAGGTTTCCGAGCTGCGCCAGCAGTGGCACGAGAACACCGTCGGCGACAGCCCCCGTGATTTCGCGCGGTTTGTGCTGCGCCGCGCCAGACTGGCGATCGAGCGGATGGAGCTGCGGCTGCTGGGGCCGGAATACAAGTCGCCGCAACTGATCACCGACGAACTGATGTCGTCGACGCGTTTCATGGAGGGCCTGGAGAAGATTCCCGATGCCGAGCCCGCCAAGGCCGAGGAGATGCTCAACGAGCTCGCCACGGGCTGGAGCAGGTTCTCGGTCGACCTGATCCCCAACCTGGGGCGGGCGATCTTCAGCCGGGGCTTCGATCCCCGAATCGACTACGACAGCATGGAAATCGAGTCGATGCGGCGCGGCCTGGAAGACCATCCGGCGGTCTTGCTATGGTCGCACCGGTCCTACCTCGACGGCGTCATCGTCCCGGTGGCGATGCAGGAGAACCGGCTTCCGCCGGCGCACACCTTCGCCGGGATCAACCTCTCGTTCGGGTTCATGGGCCCGCTGATGCGCCGCTCGGGCGTGATCTTCCTGCGCCGCAAGCTCGACGACCCGGTGTACAAGTACGTGCTGCGGCAGTTCGTCGGTTACATCGTCGAGAAGCGATTCAACCTCAGCTGGTCGATCGAAGGCACCCGGTCGCGCACCGGAAAGATGTTGCCGCCCAAGCTCGGACTGCTCGCCTACGTCGCCGACGCGTATCTGGACGGCCGCAGCGAGGACATCCTGCTGCAGCCGGTGTCGATCAGCTTCGACCAGCTGCACGAGACCACGGAATACGCGGCCTACGCCCGTGGCGGCGAGAAGACGCCGGAGAGCGCCGAATGGCTGTACAAGTTCATCAAGGCACAGGGCGAACGCAACTACGGCAAGATCTACGTCCGCTTCCCCGAGGCGGTGTCGATGCGCCAGTACCTCGGCGAACCGGGCGGCCCGATCGCCTCGGATGAGGCCGCCAAACGGCTGGCCATGCAGAAGATGGCTTTCGAGGTGGCCTGGCGCATTCTGCGGGTGACACCAATCAACGCCAGTGGTCTGGTGTCGGCGCTGCTGCTCACCACCCGCGGCCGGGCGCTCACGCTCAACCAGTTGCACCACACCCTGCAGGATTCGCTGGATTACCTTGAGCGCAAACAGAACCCGGTGACCAACAGTGCCCTGCGGCTGCGCACACCCGACGGCGTACGGGCCGCGGTCGACGCGTTGTCCAATGGTCATCCGGTGACCCGGGTCGACGGCGGTCACGAGCCGGTCTGGCGGATCGCGCCGGAGCACGAGCACGAGGCGGCCTTCTACCGGAACACCTTGATCCACGCGTTCCTCGAGACCTCGATCGCCGAATTGGCGCTGGCCCACGCCGGTCGGGCGCCCGACGGCGATCGGGTGGAGGTGTTCTGGGATCAGGCGATGCGGCTGCGTGACTTGCTGAAGTTCGACTTCTACTTCGCCGATTCCGCTGCCTTCCGCGAGCACCTCGCCGAAGAGATGTCGTGGCAACGCGATTGGGAGATTCAGGTCGCCGCGGGCGGTGACGCGGTGGACAACCTGCTGCGCGACAAGAAGCCGTTGATGGCGCACGCCATGCTGCGACCGTTCATCGAGGCCTACACGATCGTCGCCGACGTGCTGTGTGACGCACCGGCCGACGTCGAGGAGAAGGAACTCACCAAGATGGCCCTGGGCGTGGGCGCCCAGTACGCCGCTCAGGGACGGATCCGTAGCAACGAGTCGGTGTCGGCGCTGTTGTTCACGACGGCGCGGCAAGTCGCCGCGGACCAGAACCTGCTGCAGGCCGGCCCGGATCTGCGGGAACGGCGACAGGCTTTCCTGCACGAACTGCGCAGCATCCTGACCGACATGGACCGCATCCACGAGATGTCCAGCGCCCAGTTCTATGCCCGTGAGCTCAGGCTGCGCGAGTAG
- a CDS encoding HAD-IB family hydrolase/lysophospholipid acyltransferase family protein, translating to MSDTEMRLPGSVAEVMASPEGPQIGAFFDLDGTLVAGFTAVILTRERFRSRDMGIGELITMIAAGLNHQLGRLEFEELITKASQALRGRALSDLHEIGDRMFVQQIEKRIYPEMRELVHAHMERGHTVVLSSSALTLQVEPVARFLGIASTLTNRFEVDENDVLTGEVVRPILWGPGKANAVQKFAADNDIDLKQSYFYADGDEDVALMYLVGNPRPTNPEGKMAAVARRRGWPILRFSSRGSGGLMGQVRTLLGVGALVPAATGAIWWGTLTRSRRRGLNFFTTAFPNLLLAVNGVKLNVLGEENLRKQRPAVFIFNHRNNADPVIAASLLRDNWTGVGKKELKDDPVVGTLGKLVDTVFIDRDDPKAALETMHEVENLVAKGLSIMIAPEGTRLDTRTVGPFKKGSFRLAMAAGVPVVPIVIRNAEVIASRDSSTMNPGEVDIVVYPPLSVEDWTLDDLSERIEGVRQLYLDTLKNWPTGEVPEHDIYKKAPAKKAAKKAPATKAAAKKTPAKKTPAKKTPAKKAAAKSQSPSAKGRR from the coding sequence ATGAGCGATACGGAGATGCGCCTGCCCGGCTCGGTCGCCGAGGTGATGGCAAGCCCCGAGGGACCGCAGATCGGGGCCTTCTTCGATCTGGATGGCACGCTGGTGGCCGGGTTCACCGCCGTCATCCTGACTCGGGAGCGGTTCCGCAGCCGTGACATGGGCATCGGGGAGCTCATCACGATGATCGCCGCGGGCCTGAACCATCAGCTCGGCCGGCTGGAATTCGAAGAGCTGATCACCAAAGCGTCGCAGGCTCTTCGCGGACGCGCACTGAGTGATCTGCACGAGATCGGCGACCGGATGTTCGTGCAGCAGATCGAGAAGCGGATCTATCCCGAGATGCGCGAACTGGTGCACGCGCATATGGAACGCGGTCACACCGTCGTGCTCAGTTCCTCGGCGCTGACCCTTCAGGTCGAGCCGGTGGCCCGCTTCCTCGGTATCGCGAGCACGCTGACCAACCGGTTCGAGGTCGACGAGAACGACGTGCTGACCGGCGAGGTGGTGCGGCCCATCCTGTGGGGGCCGGGCAAGGCCAACGCCGTCCAGAAGTTCGCCGCCGACAACGACATCGACCTCAAGCAGTCGTATTTCTACGCCGACGGCGACGAGGACGTCGCGCTGATGTATCTGGTCGGCAACCCGCGGCCCACCAACCCCGAGGGCAAGATGGCCGCGGTGGCCCGCCGGCGCGGCTGGCCGATCCTGCGGTTCTCCAGCCGGGGCAGCGGTGGCCTGATGGGCCAGGTGCGAACGCTCCTCGGTGTCGGTGCGCTGGTGCCCGCCGCGACCGGCGCGATCTGGTGGGGGACGCTGACCCGCAGCAGACGGCGTGGCCTGAACTTCTTCACCACCGCGTTCCCGAACCTGTTGTTGGCCGTCAACGGTGTGAAGCTCAACGTCCTCGGTGAAGAGAACCTCCGTAAGCAGCGGCCCGCGGTGTTCATCTTCAACCACCGCAACAACGCCGACCCCGTCATCGCGGCGTCGCTGTTGCGGGACAACTGGACCGGAGTCGGTAAGAAGGAACTGAAGGACGATCCCGTCGTCGGAACGCTGGGCAAGCTGGTCGACACCGTCTTCATCGACCGGGACGACCCGAAGGCGGCGCTGGAAACCATGCACGAGGTCGAGAATCTGGTTGCTAAAGGCTTGTCGATCATGATCGCGCCCGAAGGCACCCGGTTGGACACCCGGACCGTCGGCCCGTTCAAGAAGGGTTCGTTCCGTCTGGCCATGGCCGCGGGGGTGCCGGTGGTGCCGATCGTGATCCGCAACGCCGAGGTGATCGCGTCCCGCGACTCCTCGACCATGAATCCCGGCGAGGTGGATATCGTTGTCTACCCGCCTCTTTCGGTGGAAGACTGGACGTTGGACGACCTGTCGGAGCGGATCGAAGGGGTTCGTCAGCTCTATCTGGACACGCTGAAGAACTGGCCGACCGGCGAGGTGCCGGAGCACGACATCTACAAGAAAGCTCCGGCCAAGAAAGCCGCCAAGAAAGCGCCTGCCACCAAGGCGGCCGCGAAGAAGACACCGGCCAAGAAGACCCCGGCCAAGAAGACACCCGCCAAGAAGGCAGCCGCCAAGTCGCAGTCGCCGAGCGCCAAGGGCCGCCGATGA
- a CDS encoding MerR family transcriptional regulator, with product MGAQVSIGDFAVMTSLSRKALRHYHDIGILEPAHIDPHTGYRFYDTSQVDHAHIIRRFRLLGMSIPDIKALLSTEDAGARTDIITTHLEQMEAQLQQTRDTVGALRELLSPVRTPSDVTSRHEPALAVWSVSATIDTSGIDDWFTASLRTLHQAVATAAGGPTAVVPGGLYDRELFLEQRGSATMFVKAPPSADPPEGIRAEVLPRAEFAVLTHPGGHDGIDRSYAALGIYVNEHLISSQGPIREHYLGGTPTDPARFTATEICWPIFSTTTPPR from the coding sequence ATGGGCGCACAGGTCTCGATCGGAGACTTCGCAGTGATGACCAGTCTGAGTAGGAAGGCGCTACGCCACTACCACGACATCGGCATTCTCGAACCCGCCCACATCGATCCTCACACCGGCTATCGCTTCTATGACACCAGCCAGGTCGATCACGCCCACATCATTCGCAGGTTCCGATTGCTGGGCATGTCCATTCCCGACATCAAGGCGCTGCTGAGCACCGAAGACGCCGGTGCCCGCACCGACATCATCACCACCCATCTCGAACAGATGGAGGCTCAGCTGCAGCAGACCCGTGACACCGTGGGTGCGCTGCGCGAACTGCTCTCCCCGGTGCGTACTCCCAGCGACGTCACATCGCGCCACGAACCGGCGCTCGCCGTGTGGTCAGTCAGCGCCACCATCGACACCTCCGGGATCGATGACTGGTTCACGGCGTCACTTCGGACACTGCACCAGGCCGTCGCCACGGCAGCAGGCGGGCCGACCGCGGTGGTGCCGGGCGGCCTCTACGACCGTGAGCTGTTTCTCGAACAGCGCGGCAGCGCAACCATGTTCGTCAAAGCACCACCATCCGCGGATCCCCCCGAGGGTATCCGCGCCGAGGTCTTACCCAGGGCCGAATTCGCGGTGCTCACCCACCCGGGCGGTCACGACGGCATCGACCGCAGTTACGCGGCCCTGGGCATCTACGTCAACGAGCATCTGATCAGCAGCCAGGGGCCCATCCGTGAGCATTACCTCGGTGGCACGCCCACAGATCCGGCCCGGTTCACCGCAACCGAGATCTGCTGGCCGATCTTCAGCACCACCACGCCACCGCGATGA
- a CDS encoding alpha/beta hydrolase produces the protein MSSPIEQVAARCTQAFNTGSLLLRGSPAAAGWVLGWLNAEFAPQVLTGHALATVSPLQRVACALAVQKADKVLDAALEETFGKDYTSQVRHPLDEEPGHRPNVAAVLDAMHHRRRYAATTRNISYGPRGRNNTLDIWRRPDLPEGYRAPVLIQVPGGAWSVNDKRGQAYPLMARMSELGWICVTINYSRSPRNAFPSHIIDVKRAIAWVKANIAEYGGDPDFVAITGGSAGGHLSSLAALSAGDETLQPGFESADTSVQAVAPYYGVYDLTTTDKMHPLMMPLLEHVVVQRRLEDNPQIYRDASPLHRIHRDAPPFFVLHGESDAVIPSAQARDFVAALRYSGPATVAYAELPKAHHAFDTIATLRCQLAAEAVASFMGIVYGRHVAARNGTQRVAVGSAS, from the coding sequence ATGAGCAGTCCAATCGAGCAGGTCGCCGCGCGTTGCACGCAGGCGTTCAATACCGGGTCGCTGTTGCTGCGCGGCTCACCGGCCGCCGCCGGATGGGTGCTGGGGTGGCTCAACGCCGAGTTCGCGCCACAGGTCCTCACGGGTCACGCACTCGCGACCGTTTCCCCGCTGCAACGGGTCGCCTGCGCCCTGGCCGTCCAGAAGGCCGACAAGGTGCTCGACGCGGCGCTCGAGGAGACCTTCGGCAAGGACTACACCTCCCAGGTGCGGCATCCGCTCGACGAAGAGCCGGGGCACCGGCCCAACGTCGCGGCCGTCCTCGACGCCATGCATCATCGGCGCCGGTACGCGGCCACCACCCGGAACATTTCCTACGGCCCCCGAGGCCGCAACAACACCCTCGACATCTGGCGCCGCCCCGATCTGCCCGAGGGGTATCGCGCGCCGGTTCTCATTCAGGTCCCCGGCGGTGCATGGTCGGTGAACGACAAACGCGGCCAGGCCTATCCGTTGATGGCCCGGATGTCCGAGCTCGGCTGGATCTGCGTCACCATCAACTACAGCCGCAGCCCGCGCAATGCCTTCCCGTCGCACATCATCGACGTCAAACGGGCCATCGCCTGGGTGAAGGCCAACATCGCCGAATACGGCGGAGACCCGGACTTCGTTGCGATCACCGGGGGATCGGCCGGCGGTCACCTGAGCTCACTCGCGGCGCTGAGCGCGGGGGATGAGACCTTGCAGCCCGGCTTCGAGAGCGCCGACACCAGCGTGCAGGCCGTCGCGCCCTACTACGGCGTGTACGACCTGACCACCACCGACAAGATGCATCCGCTCATGATGCCGCTGCTCGAGCACGTCGTCGTCCAGCGCAGGTTGGAAGATAATCCCCAGATCTACCGTGACGCGTCACCGCTGCACCGCATCCATCGTGACGCCCCGCCGTTCTTCGTCCTGCACGGTGAGAGCGACGCCGTCATCCCGAGTGCGCAGGCCCGTGATTTCGTTGCGGCACTTCGCTATTCGGGACCCGCGACGGTAGCTTATGCCGAGCTGCCCAAGGCGCACCACGCCTTCGACACGATTGCGACCCTGCGCTGCCAACTGGCGGCAGAAGCCGTCGCGAGCTTCATGGGCATCGTTTACGGCCGCCACGTCGCGGCACGCAACGGCACGCAGAGAGTCGCGGTCGGCTCAGCGAGCTGA
- a CDS encoding IS481 family transposase: MRELSVAEQRYQAVLAVISDGLSIPQVASKVGVSRQTLHAWLARYEAQGLEGLIDRSHRPVSCPHQMPAQVEAVVLELRRSRPYWGPRRLVFELSKRGVVPLPSESAVYRALVRAQMIDPHLRDRRSRKWKRWERGAPMELWQMDVVGGFPLADGTSAKALTGIDDHSRMCVCAHLMSRERTRAVCDGLHAALATYGAPEQILTDNGKVFTGRFNHPPVEVLFDAICREHGIEHLLTQPRSPTTTGKIERFHRSLRVEFLSNAAPFTNLKTAQKALDEWVDDYNTTRPHQSLKMATPAERFTAGTTTTRSTTPRQHSPDRSSSDWISRTVTTNGVVCVSWQQVSIGRHYAGARCDVHVDGELLRFFIGEDLVKTAARRSTGEVRNKKACRSSGQT; encoded by the coding sequence ATGAGGGAGTTGAGCGTGGCTGAGCAGCGGTATCAGGCTGTGTTGGCGGTGATCAGCGATGGGTTGTCGATTCCGCAGGTGGCATCGAAGGTTGGGGTGTCGCGCCAGACGTTGCATGCGTGGTTGGCCCGCTATGAGGCGCAGGGCTTGGAAGGGTTGATCGACCGGTCGCATCGGCCGGTGTCGTGTCCGCATCAGATGCCGGCGCAGGTGGAGGCGGTGGTGTTGGAGCTGCGCCGCTCGCGACCGTATTGGGGACCTCGTCGGTTGGTGTTCGAACTGTCCAAGCGTGGTGTGGTTCCGCTGCCCTCGGAGTCGGCGGTCTACCGCGCTTTGGTCCGGGCGCAGATGATCGATCCGCACCTGCGGGATCGGCGCTCGCGCAAGTGGAAACGCTGGGAACGCGGCGCCCCGATGGAGCTATGGCAAATGGATGTCGTGGGCGGTTTCCCGCTGGCCGATGGCACCAGCGCTAAAGCGTTGACCGGGATCGATGATCATTCCCGGATGTGCGTGTGTGCCCACCTGATGAGTCGAGAACGCACCCGGGCTGTCTGCGACGGGTTACACGCCGCGCTGGCCACTTATGGTGCTCCCGAGCAGATCCTGACCGATAACGGCAAGGTGTTCACCGGCCGGTTCAACCATCCGCCGGTGGAGGTGCTCTTCGATGCGATCTGCCGCGAGCACGGCATCGAGCACCTGCTGACCCAGCCGCGGTCCCCGACCACGACCGGCAAGATCGAGCGGTTCCACCGGAGTCTGCGTGTTGAATTCCTCAGCAACGCAGCACCATTCACTAATCTGAAGACGGCCCAAAAAGCACTCGATGAGTGGGTCGATGACTACAACACCACCCGGCCGCATCAGTCGTTGAAGATGGCCACCCCTGCTGAGCGCTTCACCGCCGGCACCACCACGACCCGCTCGACCACACCACGACAGCACAGCCCCGATCGCAGCAGCAGCGACTGGATCAGCCGAACGGTGACCACCAACGGGGTGGTCTGTGTGTCGTGGCAACAGGTCAGTATCGGCCGCCACTACGCCGGAGCTCGCTGCGATGTCCACGTCGATGGCGAGCTGCTGCGGTTCTTCATCGGCGAGGATCTGGTCAAAACCGCCGCCCGCCGCAGCACCGGCGAGGTACGAAACAAGAAGGCCTGCCGCTCCAGCGGCCAGACCTAA
- a CDS encoding SDR family oxidoreductase has translation MQPLVRVVLITGASRGIGAEVARQLTAPDTHTIVHYRENAERANAVVDAIRSSGGSATALAADITDAVEVEAMMQYVTAHFGRLDALILNASGGLDSGADPGYAMRLNRDAQRRLALLAMPLMPAGSRIVFVTSHQAHFYPHKAVAKGYGRVAASKRAGETALYAMRSELDHAGIHLTVVSGDGTMGALPTVEGFATKIVNAAVTPSPSTIVYAGAADYLMTVA, from the coding sequence ATGCAGCCACTCGTCCGCGTCGTGCTGATCACTGGTGCATCCCGAGGAATCGGAGCCGAAGTCGCACGTCAGCTCACCGCACCCGACACCCACACGATCGTGCATTACCGAGAGAACGCCGAGCGGGCCAACGCAGTCGTCGACGCCATCCGGAGTTCGGGTGGCAGCGCCACGGCGTTGGCTGCCGACATCACCGACGCCGTCGAGGTCGAAGCGATGATGCAGTACGTCACCGCCCACTTCGGCAGGCTCGATGCCTTGATCCTCAACGCCTCCGGCGGTCTGGACAGCGGCGCGGACCCGGGATACGCGATGCGGCTGAACCGCGACGCTCAGCGCCGCCTTGCACTGCTGGCCATGCCGCTGATGCCGGCCGGCTCGCGGATCGTGTTCGTCACCAGCCACCAGGCCCACTTCTATCCGCACAAGGCGGTGGCGAAGGGATATGGGCGAGTGGCCGCCAGCAAGCGCGCCGGCGAAACCGCGCTCTACGCAATGCGTTCCGAACTGGACCATGCCGGCATCCACCTCACGGTGGTCTCCGGCGACGGGACCATGGGCGCGCTGCCCACGGTCGAAGGGTTCGCGACCAAGATCGTCAACGCCGCGGTCACCCCGAGCCCGTCGACGATCGTCTACGCCGGCGCCGCGGACTACCTGATGACGGTCGCCTGA
- a CDS encoding wax ester/triacylglycerol synthase family O-acyltransferase: MSGTVDVNGLPEELGPLDMLLHRGEANPRTRSGIMALEILDSTPDWTRFRTAFENASRKVLRLRQRVVVPTLPTAAPRWVVDPDFNLDFHVRRVRVPEPGTLREVLDLAEVSLQSPLDITRPLWTATLVEGLEGGKAATLLHLSHAVTDGVGATAMFAEIYDLEREPAPRPAPPLPVPQDLTPNDLMREGINQLPGAIVGGLLGAVTGGLGVVGRVVRNPGTAVWDVVDYARSGRRVVARAADPSPLLRRRSLSSRSEAIEMRLSDLRAAAHAAGGSINDAYLAGLCGALRRYHEALGVPVNSLPMAVPVSLRAEADPAGGNRFAGVNLAAPIAVVDPAVRIQKIRKQMTSRREEAAIDLMGAIAPVVGLLPDAVLEAMSGAVIGSDVQASNVPVYAGDTYIAGAKVLRQYGIGPLPGVAMMVVLVSRGGFATVTARYDRASITDEDLFAQCLREGFDEVLSLAGDPPPRVVPASFPDAVNDSAQPSPNGSVAY; the protein is encoded by the coding sequence ATGAGCGGGACCGTCGACGTCAACGGTCTGCCGGAAGAACTCGGCCCGCTCGACATGCTGCTGCATCGCGGTGAGGCCAATCCGCGGACCCGGTCGGGAATCATGGCGCTGGAAATCCTCGACAGCACCCCGGACTGGACCCGGTTCCGGACCGCGTTCGAAAACGCGTCGCGCAAGGTGCTCCGGCTACGCCAGCGGGTCGTCGTACCGACACTGCCGACAGCCGCGCCGCGCTGGGTTGTCGATCCCGACTTCAACCTCGACTTCCACGTCCGCCGGGTTCGCGTTCCCGAGCCCGGCACTCTGCGTGAGGTGCTCGATCTCGCCGAAGTGAGCCTGCAGTCACCGCTGGACATCACACGGCCGCTCTGGACGGCCACCCTTGTCGAAGGACTCGAAGGCGGCAAAGCCGCCACCCTGCTGCACCTCAGTCACGCCGTCACCGACGGCGTGGGCGCCACCGCGATGTTCGCCGAGATCTACGACCTCGAACGCGAACCGGCGCCGCGGCCTGCGCCGCCACTGCCGGTGCCGCAGGACCTCACGCCCAACGACCTGATGCGCGAAGGGATCAACCAGTTACCCGGCGCCATTGTCGGCGGGCTGCTCGGCGCCGTCACCGGTGGGCTGGGGGTGGTTGGCCGCGTGGTGCGCAACCCCGGCACGGCCGTGTGGGACGTCGTCGACTACGCCCGCTCCGGACGTCGGGTGGTGGCCCGCGCCGCCGACCCGTCGCCGCTGCTGCGCCGGCGCAGCCTGTCGTCACGCAGCGAGGCGATCGAAATGCGGCTGTCCGATCTGCGCGCGGCCGCGCACGCTGCGGGCGGCTCGATCAACGACGCCTACCTCGCCGGGTTGTGCGGGGCGCTGCGGCGTTACCACGAAGCGCTCGGCGTGCCGGTGAACAGCCTACCGATGGCGGTGCCGGTGAGTCTGCGGGCCGAGGCCGACCCGGCCGGCGGCAACCGGTTCGCCGGGGTCAACCTCGCCGCACCGATCGCCGTCGTGGACCCGGCGGTGCGGATCCAGAAGATTCGCAAGCAGATGACGTCGCGGCGCGAGGAGGCTGCCATCGACCTGATGGGTGCCATCGCACCGGTCGTCGGGCTGCTGCCCGACGCTGTCCTCGAGGCGATGAGCGGTGCTGTCATCGGGTCTGACGTGCAGGCCAGCAACGTGCCCGTCTACGCCGGCGACACCTATATCGCCGGAGCGAAAGTGCTGCGGCAGTATGGGATTGGACCGTTGCCGGGGGTGGCCATGATGGTGGTGCTGGTCTCTCGCGGCGGATTCGCGACGGTCACCGCGCGCTACGACCGTGCCTCGATCACCGACGAGGACCTGTTCGCGCAATGTCTGCGAGAGGGTTTCGACGAGGTGCTGTCGCTGGCCGGCGACCCGCCGCCGCGGGTGGTGCCCGCGTCGTTCCCCGATGCCGTCAACGACTCCGCCCAACCCAGCCCGAACGGATCGGTGGCCTACTGA